The proteins below are encoded in one region of Juglans microcarpa x Juglans regia isolate MS1-56 chromosome 4D, Jm3101_v1.0, whole genome shotgun sequence:
- the LOC121259370 gene encoding uncharacterized protein LOC121259370, whose amino-acid sequence MGGVAVLKPQDCLKESLSPTHMKKPRNAYPNRVKRTQSNRRKISPTRPSSFPAPSRTVVQKAPSNNLIMGQVKILKRGENLSQADKESLEEVDLGSTERLGPDPVSIPNLVRLTTDSNVVAGFYAGASVFAESPPPSSLPLPAFFLKKCVPVKNEDVASDLRRILRLD is encoded by the coding sequence ATGGGTGGTGTGGCAGTTCTGAAACCCCAAGATTGTCTTAAGGAGTCTCTCTCTCCAACTCACATGAAGAAGCCACGAAACGCTTACCCTAACCGTGTTAAGCGTACACAATCTAATCGCAGGAAAATAAGCCCTACGCGGCCGAGCTCCTTCCCGGCTCCGAGCCGAACCGTGGTCCAGAAAGCGCCGTCCAATAACCTCATCATGGGCCAGGTCAAGATCCTTAAACGCGGCGAAAATCTGAGCCAAGCAGATAAGGAGAGCCTTGAAGAGGTGGATCTGGGGTCTACGGAGCGACTGGGTCCAGATCCGGTCTCTATCCCGAATCTGGTCCGACTGACGACCGACTCCAACGTAGTCGCTGGGTTCTATGCCGGGGCGTCGGTGTTTGCGGAATCTCCGCCACCTAGTTCGCTACCTTTACCGGCTTTCTTCTTGAAGAAGTGTGTACCCGTAAAGAACGAAGATGTCGCTAGCGACTTGCGTAGGATTCTACGGCTCGATTAG